Proteins encoded by one window of Vampirovibrionales bacterium:
- a CDS encoding DedA family protein, with product MVEMVLAFVHGGIQTLGYVGVALMMAIESCNIPLPSELIMPYAGYMAQQGHMNIHLAALAGAIGCVVGSAPSYWLGYVGGRPFLEKYGKWLLLTPHDLDSAERWVSRYGDWTFFICRMLPVVRTFISLPAGVLKARFWPFIALTFVGSLVWCYALAYVGVVFGENLELFRHYWHQFDVAIVAVLLALGGLYVWKHVRHFQTSSRLNAPAIGGEGS from the coding sequence ATGGTGGAAATGGTCTTGGCCTTCGTCCATGGCGGTATCCAGACACTGGGATACGTCGGCGTGGCGCTGATGATGGCCATTGAGTCGTGCAACATCCCGTTGCCCAGTGAGCTGATTATGCCTTATGCGGGCTATATGGCCCAACAAGGCCACATGAATATCCATCTGGCCGCGCTGGCCGGAGCGATTGGCTGTGTTGTGGGCTCAGCGCCGTCGTATTGGCTTGGATACGTTGGCGGCAGACCGTTTCTGGAAAAATATGGCAAGTGGCTGCTGCTCACGCCGCACGATTTAGACAGCGCCGAGCGCTGGGTGTCGCGCTACGGCGACTGGACGTTTTTCATCTGCCGGATGCTGCCGGTGGTGCGCACGTTTATTTCGCTGCCCGCCGGGGTGCTGAAAGCGCGATTCTGGCCGTTTATCGCCCTGACCTTCGTCGGTTCGCTGGTCTGGTGTTACGCGCTGGCCTACGTGGGCGTGGTTTTCGGTGAGAATCTGGAGCTGTTTCGCCATTACTGGCATCAGTTTGACGTGGCCATCGTGGCGGTGCTGCTGGCGTTGGGAGGCCTGTACGTGTGGAAGCACGTACGTCACTTTCAGACATCCTCGCGCCTGAACGCCCCCGCCATCGGCGGCGAGGGATCCTGA
- a CDS encoding TonB C-terminal domain-containing protein — MLFRFSPACGAPPDVPKPALFVISSSPRPARPAASRSVIGPTRLMAAKSLQSTPFKRALGLSAAIHAALTLMLALAPLLSAQWRTPPERAMEFTLAQTPSQEAPRKASFFGEKNQQAGNPRHARKQPQPPENASKQTLHAPPPQPAPPVQPAPKPPPQSAAAPPTPQPVSAKNPPPPQPAAIALAKPDPPKPITPEGPVLMTSLTDPAVNAVDAASLPSAQPPAAAASDAPASADRRVVGEEGPSAQEGVAIQASDFGPWMGVFKRRLSRNWVPPRGERRRKVTLLVEVARDGSVKAMQVDQSSGEPRSDEAAMNAVRVSAPFEPLPAAYTGETVPILFTFDYTVFGDSRRP; from the coding sequence ATGCTTTTCCGCTTTTCGCCTGCCTGCGGAGCCCCGCCCGACGTGCCGAAACCTGCTCTTTTTGTCATCTCCTCGTCGCCTCGCCCGGCGCGTCCTGCGGCGAGTCGTTCGGTGATCGGTCCTACGCGCCTGATGGCTGCTAAAAGTTTGCAGTCAACGCCATTTAAGCGCGCCTTAGGCCTTTCCGCAGCGATTCACGCCGCGCTGACGCTCATGCTGGCGCTGGCGCCGTTACTGTCGGCGCAGTGGCGCACGCCGCCCGAGCGCGCAATGGAATTCACGCTGGCGCAAACCCCTTCGCAAGAAGCGCCGCGCAAGGCGTCCTTTTTCGGCGAGAAAAATCAACAGGCGGGCAATCCCCGTCATGCGCGCAAACAGCCGCAACCGCCGGAAAACGCCTCGAAGCAGACGCTTCACGCGCCGCCGCCGCAACCGGCGCCGCCTGTTCAGCCTGCGCCCAAGCCCCCGCCCCAGTCTGCGGCTGCGCCGCCGACGCCCCAGCCGGTTTCCGCGAAAAATCCGCCCCCGCCACAACCGGCCGCCATCGCCCTGGCTAAACCCGATCCGCCCAAGCCCATTACGCCGGAAGGCCCGGTGCTGATGACCAGCCTCACGGATCCCGCTGTCAATGCCGTGGACGCCGCGAGTCTGCCGTCTGCACAGCCCCCCGCCGCCGCCGCTTCAGACGCTCCCGCCAGCGCCGATCGCCGGGTCGTGGGAGAAGAAGGGCCGTCTGCGCAAGAGGGCGTCGCCATCCAGGCGTCCGATTTCGGTCCGTGGATGGGCGTTTTCAAACGGCGTCTGTCGCGTAACTGGGTTCCGCCGCGCGGCGAGCGCCGCCGCAAGGTGACGCTGCTGGTGGAGGTCGCGCGCGACGGCTCGGTCAAGGCCATGCAGGTCGACCAATCCTCGGGCGAACCCCGCTCAGATGAAGCCGCCATGAACGCCGTGCGCGTTTCCGCTCCCTTCGAGCCCTTGCCTGCCGCCTATACGGGCGAAACTGTTCCCATCCTGTTTACCTTTGACTATACTGTCTTCGGCGACAGCCGACGTCCATAA
- a CDS encoding biopolymer transporter ExbD, translating to MTPARKRVFNEINITPLTDIFLVLLIIMMVVAPMLDYPGLKLAVPTLGPDATVKTQPKTITVNVNANDQLSVDGRVIPDKQSLVSLLRQEKAQKPDGVIIASNPQSSHNATTTVMDAAQMAGVDKIAVTESQGGGGSGFSEQDPER from the coding sequence ATGACCCCCGCCCGCAAACGCGTCTTTAACGAGATTAACATCACCCCGCTAACGGATATCTTCCTCGTGCTGCTGATTATCATGATGGTCGTCGCCCCGATGCTCGACTATCCGGGCCTCAAGCTGGCCGTTCCGACGCTGGGGCCAGATGCGACGGTTAAAACCCAGCCCAAGACCATTACCGTCAACGTGAACGCCAACGATCAACTGTCGGTTGACGGGCGCGTGATTCCCGACAAGCAGTCGCTGGTCAGCCTCCTGCGCCAGGAAAAAGCCCAAAAGCCGGATGGCGTCATTATCGCCAGTAATCCGCAATCCAGCCATAACGCCACCACCACGGTCATGGACGCTGCTCAAATGGCGGGCGTCGATAAAATCGCCGTGACCGAATCGCAGGGCGGCGGCGGCTCAGGATTCTCCGAGCAGGACCCGGAACGTTAA
- a CDS encoding ribbon-helix-helix protein, CopG family, whose product MAKVDKEIVTFRLKKDMKEALDEVAASMQRDRSFVLSEAVTLYLDVHQWHIDDARKGLEEAQAGKFASETDVREVLRRWITDEDTLDSRGAL is encoded by the coding sequence ATGGCAAAAGTCGATAAAGAAATCGTTACCTTCCGCTTGAAGAAAGACATGAAGGAGGCTCTGGACGAAGTCGCCGCCTCTATGCAACGAGATAGAAGCTTCGTGCTGTCTGAAGCGGTAACGCTTTATCTGGACGTACACCAGTGGCATATTGACGACGCCCGTAAGGGCCTGGAAGAAGCTCAAGCTGGAAAGTTTGCCTCCGAAACAGATGTTAGAGAAGTATTACGACGCTGGATTACAGATGAAGATACGCTGGACTCAAGGGGCGCTCTTTAA
- a CDS encoding type II toxin-antitoxin system RelE/ParE family toxin, producing MKIRWTQGALFNLEQAAAYIAQDNPQAAAAIVTAIWKTVQTLRTFPMMGKPWRLPDVYSVGVARTPYSIRYRLTEEGVEIIRVHHNCRRWES from the coding sequence ATGAAGATACGCTGGACTCAAGGGGCGCTCTTTAATTTAGAACAGGCCGCGGCCTATATCGCTCAAGACAATCCACAAGCGGCAGCTGCGATCGTAACCGCCATCTGGAAAACCGTCCAAACCCTCCGTACTTTTCCCATGATGGGTAAACCATGGCGATTACCGGATGTGTATTCCGTCGGCGTCGCCAGAACTCCCTATTCGATTCGCTACCGTCTTACGGAAGAGGGGGTGGAGATTATTCGGGTTCACCATAATTGCCGACGGTGGGAATCCTGA
- a CDS encoding MotA/TolQ/ExbB proton channel family protein: MESQNVFLYAIQNDWAVLIPIFICSILLVAAAVDRIIFYNRNKRDVVQFIHRLQREMNRGSLDNAQVISSQLGGVVGEVAEEGIRILSEQKESFDRAFDITASLARRKLESRLSIIGTIATVSPYLGLFATVVRILLTFGELAQSQSANAAPQVMFGIGSALIATALGLFVAISAVALNNWFQSTVNRYEDDFQLLKLLFLSFMDAQQGDVRASAGAGGGGYRTV, translated from the coding sequence ATGGAAAGCCAAAACGTCTTCCTATACGCGATCCAGAACGATTGGGCCGTCCTGATCCCCATCTTCATCTGCTCGATTCTGCTGGTCGCCGCCGCCGTCGACCGCATCATCTTCTACAACCGCAACAAGCGCGACGTCGTGCAGTTCATCCACCGCCTGCAACGCGAAATGAATCGCGGCAGTCTGGATAACGCGCAAGTCATCAGCAGCCAGCTCGGCGGCGTGGTCGGCGAAGTCGCCGAAGAAGGCATCCGCATTCTGTCCGAGCAGAAAGAAAGCTTTGACCGCGCATTCGACATCACCGCCTCGCTGGCGCGCCGCAAGCTGGAATCGCGGCTCTCGATTATTGGCACGATCGCCACGGTCTCGCCCTATCTCGGTCTGTTTGCCACCGTCGTGCGGATTCTGCTGACGTTCGGCGAGCTGGCGCAGTCGCAATCCGCCAACGCCGCCCCTCAGGTCATGTTCGGGATTGGCTCGGCCCTGATCGCGACGGCCCTCGGCTTGTTTGTCGCCATTTCCGCCGTTGCGCTCAATAACTGGTTCCAATCGACCGTGAATCGTTACGAAGATGACTTCCAACTGCTCAAGCTGCTCTTCCTGAGCTTTATGGATGCCCAGCAGGGTGACGTGCGGGCCTCTGCCGGCGCTGGCGGCGGCGGTTACCGGACGGTTTAA
- a CDS encoding amino acid permease, translating into MPSHSTSAPADDLRPTLGLPSAAAVVAGSMIGSGIFLVTPDVARHTGSTGMTLLIWAGTGAFTALGAWSYGKLAGAYPVAGGQYAFLREAWGRIPAFLYGWVFFWVLQTGTLAAVAVAFARYAGVLLPAVNSAPIGPLGLSTEKLLSIACLVGLTFYNTRGIQYGAALQNVFTVLKTLALLGLIACGLMAGGGLLWQSGAHDWTLALPHASGDGAWLAALTTLAAATVGPLFASDSWNTVTFIGAEVKNPRQTLPKALALGTGLVVTLYFLANLAYVNTLTLPQIQSAPDDKVAALMMTTIFGPAGAAAMAAIILVSTFGCLNGILLSGARVFYAMARDGLLFQRFAATHPTTHSPNTSLWAQCGWACALALSGTYGQLLGYIIFTALAFYALTIGGLFRLARRDTGAAHFTGFMDKAMAGLYIAGASALALLLLVSPDQRQASLAGIGFTLLGLPAYALWRRFAHKKAAVIE; encoded by the coding sequence ATGCCCAGCCACTCGACAAGCGCCCCTGCTGACGATTTACGCCCGACCCTCGGGCTGCCCTCAGCGGCGGCAGTGGTGGCGGGCTCAATGATAGGCTCGGGCATTTTTCTGGTGACGCCTGATGTGGCCCGACACACGGGCTCTACCGGCATGACGCTGCTTATCTGGGCGGGTACGGGCGCCTTTACGGCGCTGGGGGCATGGTCCTATGGCAAGCTGGCGGGCGCGTACCCGGTGGCGGGCGGACAATACGCCTTTTTACGCGAAGCCTGGGGACGGATTCCGGCGTTTTTATATGGCTGGGTGTTTTTCTGGGTGCTGCAAACCGGCACGCTGGCCGCTGTGGCGGTCGCCTTTGCGCGCTATGCGGGCGTGTTGCTGCCCGCCGTTAACAGCGCGCCCATCGGCCCGCTGGGACTCTCGACGGAAAAACTCCTGTCGATCGCCTGCCTGGTTGGCCTGACGTTTTATAATACGCGCGGCATTCAGTATGGCGCGGCGCTCCAGAACGTGTTTACCGTATTGAAGACGCTGGCCCTGCTGGGACTCATCGCATGCGGACTAATGGCAGGCGGCGGGCTGCTATGGCAGAGCGGCGCGCACGACTGGACGCTCGCCCTGCCGCACGCGAGTGGCGACGGCGCATGGCTGGCCGCGCTGACGACGCTGGCGGCGGCGACCGTCGGGCCGTTGTTTGCGTCCGACTCCTGGAACACCGTGACGTTTATCGGCGCCGAGGTGAAGAATCCACGCCAGACGCTGCCCAAGGCCTTGGCGCTGGGAACAGGGCTGGTGGTGACGCTGTATTTTCTGGCGAATCTGGCGTACGTCAATACCCTGACGCTGCCGCAAATCCAATCGGCCCCAGACGACAAAGTCGCCGCGCTGATGATGACCACGATTTTCGGCCCGGCGGGCGCGGCGGCCATGGCAGCGATTATTCTGGTGTCGACGTTTGGTTGCCTGAATGGGATTCTACTCAGCGGGGCGCGCGTGTTTTACGCCATGGCGCGCGACGGGCTGCTGTTTCAGCGCTTTGCCGCGACGCATCCCACCACGCACAGCCCCAACACGTCGTTGTGGGCGCAATGCGGCTGGGCCTGCGCGCTGGCGCTGAGCGGCACGTACGGGCAACTGCTGGGCTATATTATTTTTACGGCGCTGGCTTTTTATGCGCTGACCATCGGCGGGCTGTTCCGTCTGGCGCGTCGCGATACGGGCGCAGCGCACTTTACTGGGTTTATGGATAAAGCAATGGCGGGGCTGTATATAGCCGGAGCCTCTGCGCTCGCCCTGTTGCTGCTGGTCAGCCCGGATCAGCGGCAAGCGAGTCTGGCGGGCATTGGCTTTACTTTGCTGGGACTTCCCGCCTACGCGCTCTGGCGTCGTTTTGCCCACAAAAAAGCCGCTGTGATAGAGTAA
- a CDS encoding aquaporin, producing MCYKKFAAELFGTMTLVLVGCGAAVIAGPQIGFLGIGVAFGLALIGAAYAIGWVSGCHINPAVSFGAWIAGRMTTSEMVQYMVAQFLGGILGAVVLYIIVSHQIAPYDLAHQGLGQNGWGPGYLGQFDMTAAFVFEMVATFIFVSVILGSTAAGAPVGLAGLAIGLTLVAIHLFGIPISGSSLNPARSLGPAVLVGGQALSQLWLFFVAPMLGAALAGIFYRRNVMNP from the coding sequence ATGTGTTATAAAAAATTCGCCGCCGAACTCTTCGGCACGATGACGCTGGTACTTGTGGGCTGCGGGGCGGCCGTCATCGCGGGTCCGCAGATTGGGTTTCTGGGCATCGGGGTTGCCTTCGGTCTGGCGCTCATCGGGGCGGCCTACGCCATCGGCTGGGTTTCTGGCTGCCATATTAACCCCGCCGTGAGCTTCGGCGCATGGATTGCCGGGCGCATGACGACCAGCGAAATGGTCCAGTACATGGTCGCGCAGTTTCTCGGCGGGATTCTGGGCGCCGTGGTGCTGTATATCATCGTGTCGCACCAGATTGCGCCTTATGATCTGGCGCATCAGGGGCTCGGCCAGAATGGCTGGGGACCGGGCTATCTGGGGCAGTTCGATATGACGGCGGCCTTCGTGTTCGAAATGGTGGCCACGTTTATCTTCGTCAGCGTGATTCTGGGCTCTACCGCCGCCGGCGCGCCGGTCGGTCTGGCGGGTCTGGCCATCGGCCTGACGCTGGTCGCCATTCACCTGTTCGGGATTCCCATCTCGGGCTCGAGTCTCAATCCGGCGCGCAGCCTGGGACCGGCCGTGCTGGTAGGCGGACAGGCGTTGTCGCAACTGTGGCTGTTCTTTGTCGCGCCCATGCTCGGCGCGGCGCTGGCCGGTATCTTCTATCGCCGTAACGTGATGAATCCGTAA
- a CDS encoding TMEM165/GDT1 family protein — METFLIATGLVALAELGDKTQLLALMLAARYRQPLPIILGIAAATLLNHALAAFAGQWLSGLVSYGILKWGVGLLFIALGVWTLVPDKLDDKDGAARPERHGVFLTTLISFFLVEMGDKTQVATVALAARYASLPAIVMGTTVGMLLANAPVVFVGQKFADRLPLTWIRRAAAAVFIALGLWSILA, encoded by the coding sequence ATGGAAACCTTCTTAATCGCCACTGGATTGGTCGCCCTTGCCGAACTGGGCGATAAAACCCAATTACTCGCCCTCATGCTGGCCGCGCGCTATCGTCAGCCGTTGCCGATTATTCTGGGCATTGCGGCGGCAACGCTGCTGAATCACGCGCTGGCGGCCTTTGCCGGTCAATGGCTGTCGGGGCTCGTGTCTTATGGGATTTTAAAATGGGGCGTCGGGCTGCTGTTTATCGCGCTGGGCGTCTGGACGCTGGTCCCAGACAAGCTGGACGATAAGGACGGCGCGGCCAGGCCCGAACGCCATGGCGTGTTTCTCACGACCCTCATCAGCTTTTTTCTGGTGGAAATGGGTGACAAGACCCAGGTCGCGACCGTTGCGCTGGCTGCGCGCTATGCCAGTTTACCCGCCATCGTCATGGGAACCACGGTCGGCATGTTGCTCGCCAATGCGCCGGTGGTGTTTGTGGGTCAAAAATTCGCCGATCGGCTGCCGTTGACATGGATTCGCCGGGCCGCAGCGGCGGTATTCATCGCGCTGGGGCTGTGGAGCATTCTCGCCTAG
- a CDS encoding biopolymer transporter ExbD, with product MNATASDARRQVFNEINITPLTDIFLVLLIIMMVVAPMMQSLRGDIKPPSVQGGQPVDQSKIAVEVSKSGEYFLNGKSVPVASLSEALEKAVPLKSAAAGAAAGSASKELSTRVVVVRADKQARSGAVLKVFEAARDAHFQKVIIAGQKLRADDPFKPQAQGDAF from the coding sequence ATGAACGCGACCGCCTCTGACGCACGGCGTCAGGTCTTTAACGAGATTAACATCACGCCGCTGACGGATATCTTCCTCGTGCTGCTGATTATCATGATGGTCGTCGCGCCCATGATGCAGTCGCTTCGAGGCGATATCAAGCCGCCATCCGTACAGGGCGGACAACCCGTCGATCAATCCAAAATCGCGGTGGAAGTCAGCAAGTCCGGCGAATATTTTCTCAATGGCAAATCCGTGCCCGTGGCCTCTCTCAGCGAGGCGCTGGAAAAAGCTGTCCCGCTGAAATCCGCAGCGGCGGGCGCGGCGGCTGGCAGCGCGTCAAAAGAGCTCTCCACCCGCGTGGTCGTGGTGCGCGCCGACAAGCAGGCCCGCAGCGGCGCCGTACTGAAGGTGTTTGAAGCCGCCCGCGACGCTCATTTCCAGAAGGTGATCATCGCCGGGCAAAAGCTTCGCGCCGACGATCCCTTTAAACCGCAAGCGCAGGGAGACGCCTTCTAA
- a CDS encoding 1-acyl-sn-glycerol-3-phosphate acyltransferase — translation MKAKAAFRPPVENPLIESLTRACVPLLLKGMFHDLRVTFRPDDLRRLGELRGERMLLLPNHPSTEDPITMFELARQLGEPMHYVAAREVFDFDHGVRGWLFQRCGVYSVIRGAPDRESFRMTRQILTRGSRRLVIFVEGEISYRNDILIPFQQGVLQLALSAQEDVCEQFESAPPVYVAPVAIRYFYAPGVEAAMRQSVERLEEALGLETPDSEVSGSDAFGDSSAACGEASTGLFRRIVAIGERIVGMQEALMRLSGEGKTMNERVSQLKNKLLAKMEHYLELETPSGENPLDRVRAIRNRMDKVLYAYDDPDGLCAYEREGIQGRSRAFAEFYDDLDRVVNFMTYKEEDFTAKSPSERFVEMIYRLEKEVFGERRLSHPRTAAIQIGECEDLRARMPQWQASRKQAVADLCRSLEADMRALLQTAQPPG, via the coding sequence ATGAAAGCCAAAGCCGCCTTTCGCCCGCCTGTTGAAAACCCGTTGATCGAGTCGCTGACGCGCGCCTGCGTCCCGCTGCTGCTGAAAGGGATGTTCCACGACCTGCGCGTGACGTTTCGCCCTGACGATCTGCGCCGCCTCGGCGAGTTGCGCGGCGAGCGGATGCTGCTACTGCCGAATCATCCCAGCACAGAAGACCCCATTACGATGTTTGAACTGGCTCGCCAACTGGGAGAGCCGATGCATTACGTCGCCGCGCGCGAGGTGTTTGACTTCGATCATGGGGTGCGGGGATGGCTGTTTCAGCGCTGCGGCGTGTATTCGGTGATTCGCGGCGCGCCGGATCGCGAGTCATTCCGAATGACGCGCCAGATTCTGACGCGTGGGTCGCGGCGGCTGGTGATATTTGTCGAAGGGGAAATCTCGTATCGCAATGATATCCTGATTCCGTTTCAGCAAGGCGTGCTGCAACTGGCGCTGTCGGCGCAGGAAGACGTCTGCGAGCAATTTGAAAGCGCGCCGCCGGTGTACGTCGCGCCGGTCGCCATTCGGTATTTTTACGCGCCGGGCGTGGAAGCGGCCATGCGTCAGAGCGTCGAACGCCTCGAAGAGGCGCTGGGCCTGGAAACCCCTGACTCCGAAGTGTCAGGATCAGATGCTTTCGGGGACTCGTCTGCTGCTTGTGGCGAAGCGTCCACCGGTCTGTTCCGGCGTATTGTGGCCATCGGCGAGCGGATCGTGGGGATGCAGGAAGCGCTTATGCGCCTGTCCGGTGAAGGCAAGACCATGAACGAGCGCGTGTCGCAGCTCAAAAACAAGCTGCTCGCCAAGATGGAGCATTACCTTGAGCTTGAAACGCCTTCTGGCGAGAACCCGCTGGATCGCGTGCGCGCCATTCGCAACCGCATGGACAAGGTTCTATACGCCTATGACGACCCCGACGGCCTGTGCGCTTACGAACGCGAGGGGATTCAGGGCCGCAGCCGCGCTTTCGCCGAATTTTACGACGATCTCGATCGCGTGGTGAACTTCATGACGTACAAAGAAGAAGACTTCACGGCTAAGTCGCCGTCAGAACGCTTTGTTGAGATGATCTACCGGCTGGAGAAAGAAGTCTTCGGCGAGCGTCGGCTGAGTCATCCGCGCACCGCAGCGATTCAGATCGGCGAATGCGAAGATCTGCGCGCGCGCATGCCGCAGTGGCAAGCCTCTCGCAAGCAGGCCGTCGCCGACCTCTGTCGCTCGCTGGAAGCCGACATGCGCGCCTTACTCCAAACCGCCCAACCGCCGGGTTAG
- a CDS encoding tetratricopeptide repeat protein, translated as MPTSAFNAAWAAYQGGQHLQALDACQRILASAPDDTEALHLIALIAQALGQQAMALDFLQRALTLCPQDPHLWNSLGNLARNEGRLQDAQQAYQTAIDRQKRYAVGWINLGATYKDLGRGPEAIACFQKAARLEPANSALYSHWGNALLSQGDVETAIARYRKALALDPQNAQAAFNLGNAFLKRGEGERAIDAYHQAIALNPAFFEPYYQLGVIHKSLKAYADALGCFEKAAALRPGEPMVALNAGGCLFELHRIEEARARFAQVTPFLQAHPLIRLRLETLVAPIAANAAAIDASRAQAASALAAFESEDLRADESTLLEYNVYPPYYWAFQGEDDRALRSRFADRMTRMLSESGWLGTESLASPSPVGPPRVAMLVSDGHEIAFNTFMGGFFRNVAPQRAQLTLVCSPASREQLLALDMDTWSVPLWTSLPAGLLQKVDVVRQSRFDALFYFEIGTDPVNYWMPLFRLAPTQCASWGFPVTSGIATVDYFLSSRLIEPPDGAAHYRERLIEFDALPVCFRRPATPPEDRVRGDLGLPPDGRLYGCLQQLVKFHPDFDPVLADILARDPQARLLIPAGDRPGLRQALENRLTQAMPPEAMARLHWLAPMPTDDFLRVMRHCDVLLDPPHLGGGNTTYEAMAMGVPVVTWPGPFMRGRITAGCYAKMGVDGPVVDSLADYAACAVSLAQDGARNRALRAEIAAASDALFEDAEAVRELEAFFIAARDRHSASG; from the coding sequence ATGCCCACATCCGCTTTTAACGCCGCATGGGCCGCTTATCAGGGCGGTCAGCATCTGCAAGCGCTCGACGCCTGCCAGCGGATTCTGGCAAGCGCGCCTGACGATACCGAGGCCCTGCACCTGATTGCTCTCATTGCCCAGGCTCTCGGCCAGCAGGCCATGGCGCTGGACTTTCTCCAGCGGGCGCTGACCTTATGCCCGCAAGACCCGCACCTGTGGAATTCCCTGGGGAATCTCGCCCGAAACGAGGGCCGTTTGCAAGACGCGCAACAGGCCTACCAAACGGCGATCGATCGCCAGAAACGCTATGCTGTTGGCTGGATTAACCTTGGCGCGACGTATAAAGACCTCGGTCGCGGGCCTGAGGCGATCGCCTGTTTTCAGAAGGCTGCGCGACTGGAGCCCGCCAACAGCGCGCTTTATAGTCACTGGGGCAATGCCTTGCTGTCGCAGGGAGACGTCGAGACAGCGATCGCGCGGTATCGCAAGGCGCTGGCGCTCGACCCGCAAAACGCGCAAGCCGCTTTCAATCTGGGCAATGCGTTTCTCAAGCGCGGCGAGGGTGAGCGCGCCATTGACGCCTATCATCAGGCCATCGCCTTGAATCCCGCCTTTTTTGAGCCTTATTATCAGCTCGGCGTCATCCACAAGTCGCTCAAAGCTTACGCAGATGCGTTGGGATGCTTTGAAAAGGCGGCGGCCCTGCGTCCGGGCGAGCCGATGGTCGCTCTGAATGCGGGCGGCTGCCTGTTTGAGCTGCATCGCATCGAAGAAGCGCGGGCCCGTTTTGCCCAGGTCACGCCCTTTCTGCAAGCTCATCCGCTGATTCGCCTGCGGCTGGAGACGCTGGTTGCGCCCATTGCGGCTAACGCGGCAGCCATCGACGCCTCGCGCGCGCAGGCCGCAAGCGCGCTGGCGGCGTTCGAGTCCGAAGATCTGCGCGCGGACGAATCCACGCTGCTCGAATACAACGTGTATCCGCCCTATTACTGGGCTTTTCAGGGAGAAGACGATCGGGCGCTGCGCAGTCGCTTTGCGGATCGCATGACGCGCATGCTGTCCGAATCCGGCTGGCTGGGGACAGAATCGCTCGCGAGCCCCTCTCCTGTCGGCCCGCCGCGCGTGGCCATGCTGGTGAGCGATGGCCATGAGATTGCCTTTAACACCTTTATGGGGGGATTCTTTCGCAATGTCGCCCCCCAACGCGCGCAACTGACGCTGGTTTGCTCGCCTGCCAGCCGAGAACAGCTTCTGGCGCTGGATATGGACACATGGAGCGTGCCCTTATGGACGTCGCTGCCCGCCGGATTGCTTCAGAAAGTCGATGTCGTGCGCCAGAGCCGTTTCGATGCGCTGTTTTACTTTGAGATCGGCACGGACCCCGTGAATTATTGGATGCCCCTGTTCCGTCTCGCGCCGACGCAGTGCGCCTCGTGGGGATTCCCGGTGACAAGCGGCATCGCGACGGTCGATTATTTCCTGAGCAGTCGCCTCATTGAACCGCCCGACGGCGCCGCACATTACCGCGAACGCCTGATTGAGTTTGACGCGCTGCCGGTCTGTTTTCGCCGCCCGGCGACGCCGCCAGAGGATCGCGTGCGCGGCGATCTCGGCTTGCCGCCAGACGGACGGCTCTACGGCTGCCTGCAACAACTCGTCAAGTTCCACCCGGATTTTGATCCCGTCCTGGCCGATATTCTGGCCCGCGATCCGCAGGCGCGCCTGTTGATTCCCGCTGGCGATCGCCCCGGCCTTCGTCAGGCGCTGGAAAATCGTCTGACCCAAGCGATGCCGCCCGAGGCGATGGCGCGGCTGCACTGGCTGGCGCCCATGCCCACAGACGATTTCCTGCGCGTGATGCGTCATTGCGACGTATTGCTGGATCCGCCGCATCTGGGCGGGGGCAATACGACGTACGAGGCCATGGCGATGGGCGTCCCGGTCGTCACCTGGCCCGGCCCCTTTATGCGAGGCCGCATCACGGCGGGATGCTACGCTAAAATGGGCGTGGACGGTCCTGTGGTCGATTCGTTGGCCGATTACGCCGCCTGCGCTGTGTCACTGGCGCAGGATGGCGCTCGCAATCGCGCCTTGCGGGCCGAGATTGCGGCGGCCAGCGATGCGTTATTTGAAGACGCCGAAGCCGTTCGCGAACTCGAAGCCTTTTTTATCGCCGCGCGTGACCGGCATTCCGCTTCCGGGTAA